From Fusarium musae strain F31 chromosome 8, whole genome shotgun sequence:
ATTCGATACATACTTTCCACTTCATTTGTCGTCTTCACCACTGAACTTTAGGGTATTGGTGTGATCTAATAATAGCACCAACGCCAAACCATCTCATGATGCTGAAAGAGGTTTAATTGCCCAGCTCTTATTCTCGTGCGGGTTTATTCCTCTTCTGGATTTTGTACCATCGTTTCACCGATTAACGACTGAGCGCAATCACTGTAACAACTGCTCAAGACATCGGATGTGGCTAATGGTACCTCATTGGTCAGCCTCATGACCATGCACGTGGCCCACCCTCACCTGAGGTGAAGTGAAGTGTCTTTGGACCTCCAACATTCAGGGATACTCAGCTCAGCTTAATCAACCCTATTTCCAGCCAACAAATGTGACTAAGGCGCAAGGCTATCAAAGAAAGAGCCTCCAGCAGCTCAATATCTCAAACCTTGCGTGTTTGTTCCCATCAGCCTTTACTACTTTAACCTCATCGCCCTCACAGGGAGTCATTTGCTCTCAAAAACATCTACAAACATCCCTGTCAAGATAACCGAATCAGTAGAAATGGTTCGAATTCCGCGCGACGGCGCGCCTTCAGAAGCGAATCGCTCAGAAGCATCTGATGCCGATGCTGAGAGAGGGCGGCTACTATCTGCaaatgatgaagaagccgaagagaGCTATGCGGACGCAGAGCGACTTGAGAACTGGCATACAGAGCACAAGCGTCGAGAGACTCGACGATGGAGCTACCTTGTCATGGTAATCAGCACAATTGCATTAATCACAGTTCTCGCTATTTGGGTTCACAACAAGTGAGTATCCTCATCCACATCTCACATTTGACCCCAAACTAACATCTGCAAGCACACTGTCATCGGGATGTGAATATGACGGAAGCTGCAATGACATTTCCAAGCTCTGGGGACAAtattcttccttcttctctgtccCATCAGAGATTGATTCGTCAACACCGGATGATTGCGAGGTGACCATAGGAATTGCCCTGTCTCGCCATGGAGCTCGATATCCAACCGCTGGCAAGACTACAGCATACAGCGCCACCATTGCTCGCCTCCAGAAATCAGTAACCAATTATGGCAAGGGCTACGAATGGCTTAAGGACTACGAATACAACCTCGGATCTGAGGATCTGACCGATTTTGGTCAAGACCAGATGATTGATTCTGGAAAGGCTTTTTATGAGCGATACATAGGACTCGCTGAAAAGACGGAGCCTTTCATCAGGGCATCAGGATCCGACAGAGTTATCATGTCGTCTCACAACTTCACACAAGGTTTCTATGCCTCTCGAGGAGAGTCTGGAGATGACTACACCGATGGCATTCTTGTAATTCCCGAGGAGCCTGGTATCAACAACACACTGTCACATGGAACATGTAGCTCGTTCGAGGACAACGATGAGATAGGTGATAACAGTGCGCAGACTGCCTGGGGAAACAAATTCCTGCCTTCTATTCGGGATAGACTGAACAGGAATCTGCACAAAGCCAAATTGTCGTTACAGGAGACGATCTATCTCATGGATCTGTGCCCTTTCAACACAGTCAACACTCCTGATGGTATAGGACAATCCCGTTTCTGCGACCTTTTCTCCACAGAAGATTGGCGAAGCTACGATTACTACATGACTCTAGGCAAATATTACGAATATGGTAATGGCAACACAATGGGACCGACACAGGGCGTAGGATACGTCAACGAGCTTGTTTCTCGATTGACGAGGAAGCCTGTTAATGACCACACCACAACCAATCGCACGTTGGACGCCAGTCCTGAGACATTTCCCCTGGACAGGGCGTTATATGCAGACTTTAGCCACGACAACACTATGGTGTCTATTTTCTCAGCAATGGGTCTGTACAACTCGACAAGCAGGCTACCGAAACACCATATCATACCAGCTATCCGAGCACATGGCTACTCATCGGCATGGGTAGTCCCCTTTGCTGCGCGAATGTATGTAGAGAAGCTCGAGTGCGGCGCTTCAAATGAAGAGGAGGGGGAAGAATACGTGAGGGTGGTGATAAATGACAGAGTTATGGAAATGGAGAGCTGTGGGGGGGATGAGTATGGACGATGTAAGTTGGAGGATTTCGTGGAGAGCTTGTCGTTCGCGAGGCAGGGAGGACATTGGAATAAGTGCGGTGTCAAGTGATGAACCCCCAGGACGAGTTGGATATACAGAGCGGTTAATTGCATGTTTTTTGCTATTCGAAGAGGCTAGTAGTCGTTGTAATGAACTGAAATAGACTCGGATGCAAGGGAGTGGATTTGCTCGGGTGAGGAATACGAGGGGTGGAATAAGATGCTATCGTAACTATTTAATGAGATAGGAGGAAGCTATGAGTGCGACTCGCCAGAGCAAATAAATCATTTTCACGATGCTTAATCTTGGCAAGAAGTCCAATTGACATGGATGTGTGAATGGAATGCAAGCATTGGATGTTGTTGCAACTGAGGGTTGAGACTTCTCGGGCAGGGAATTAGATACCTCCGATACCTTATGAAACTCTGCAGGGACTTAAACGCCTTTCTCCACTAAAGCGGGCTACTGATACTAAATCCAGAGCCGGCACCAGCGCCAAGCCCACTGTAAGCAGCCCTAGTTCGTGGGCGCTGACAGAAGTGGACCACCCTAAGCTTTTCCCGTCCAGTCCTCCAGCGCTCATTACATCTCAGTTGAAGCCCAGTCAGTGACATCTTCATACTGCACTTGCACTGTAGGAGTTTGGACGAACCACCGCCACCTCATCCCAACACGACAAGCCAAAGTCAAACAAAGGACACCAAAGCTCACTTGCGAAAATAGCCCTTCATTGTATCTTTCCTTACCACGGCGGGTTATTACTATTCAACCACCAAAGTAGATAACCCAATCATTGCGTTTTGCGCCCGACCAGCATCTGTCTCACTATCTCGTCTTTCGTCACCACGCGACTGATCGCATCGCAAATTCCTTGGATACTCGGAAGCGGGATCACAGAAAGATGGTGTCGACGGCAGGAGGCATCGTGATCGCCATTattgttcttctcgttgcAGGAGCTGTTGGATGGGTTGTATTCACACAGCTTCGTGCTCGCAGACTCGGCGTATGTCAATTCCTTCGGTCCCAATCCTGTCAATCAAGCTAATACCCTAACTCCGCAGCTCCCCCCTCCAAGTCTTGCATCGTATCTACCATGGCATAAGGAAGATAGCGGCTATGGAATACAGCCTGCCCCTAGCGGCATCGCTGGCTGGTTCAACGACAAGATTCGCAAATTCAAGAACCGTAACAACCGATCCGCCGCAGGCGCTTACGAGCAATCCGGCGGTGCTCGCGGTCGTCGCGGCTTTGGTCCACTGGATCCTGACGAAGCGTGGGACTCGCGCGTTGGAAACGAAGCAGACCAATATGGATACtatgaggaggatgttggtgGTCGCGGCCGGGACACCGGATACGGCGGTGGTTACAACATGAACCTCGCGGCGACGCCGGGATTGCCGGGCGGTCGGGGtttcgatgaagaggaagatcggGGGCGTAGGGCCAGCAGAAGCCCTGCATCGGGACCCGGAGGGCGAAACCCGTTCGATGACGACGCTGGTTCAAGTTTGCGCGGCGTGAGCCCTCGACCTATCGACACGGGAGTTGCGAAACCCAAGAACAGAAGCGACAGCGCCGAGAGCAGTCCGACAGAGCGACGGTCTGTGTTTAGGGAGAACATGTAAGACAAGAAATGAGCTGAATGAGTCGAGTGCGTTGCGGAAGACGAGACAAAAGGTGCCGATTATGGAATGTTTGCGAATTTTCTATGCTTGcctttccttctttctttcttatctACTGGGCTTGGGAGCCTGTGGTTCATGCAGAGCCTGGACTTGGTTGGGTGGAATTCTGATATATCATGACATTGTGTATGTGCTCCGAGggttcttttattaatttggTAGTTCACGGAAGTCTTGTATCACTCCTGTCGATAGTGACTTGACACTTAATCCACGGCGTTTCTATCCCTAGATCTGATCGAGAAATGCCATGTGTCCAATTGAGGCACAGCACAAACCCAACGTGCTATTTCGCCCCTGTTCATTGAGTGTCACTGAAATGTTGGGAAGCTCTGGATGGGCTGTTCTGACCGGCCCCGGCATTCGGCCCCTCACAGACGTCAGCTTGAGCTGCCCCGCCAAATCGTCGAGAACCCCTCCATAAATCTGTTCCTCCACTTCATCATAACACCATCGTATCTTGTTCAGTCAACAACAGGAGAGACATTATATACACAATGAAAGATATCGATCTTCAAGCTGTTCATGATGAGCTCGTCTCAGTGGCCTACGAGGCCGGAGCCATGATCTTGGCTGCCAATCCTGCTGAGCTCGACACCGACACCAAGCTCAACTGTACGATCATGTTCTGTCCATGACAAGTTTGGTAGCTGACACAATTGCAGCCGTGGACATTGTTACTGAAGCAGACAAGGGCGTCGAAAAGATGGTCTCAACCCGCCTCTCCTCATCATTCCCTTCGATCTCCTTCATGGGCGAAGAGACATACAAGCCTGGAGTGAGACTTGGCCCTGAACCAACTTTCGTAGTCGATCCGATCGATGGAACAACGAACTTCGTGCACTCGTTCCCCAGCGCCTGTATCTCTCTCGGTCTCGCAATCGATCGTCAGCCTACCATTGGCGTCATCTACAACCCCTGGCTCGACACCCTCTACACCGCTATTAAGGGCCGCGGCGCCTTCCTCACACACGGTCGTGGAAAAGAACCCCGCCGTCTTCCTCTCGCACGCTCACCGCGACCAATCGAGGGCCTCGGCAGTTCTCTCGTCGCTGTCGAATGGGGAGCACAACGTGACGGACCCAACTTTGACATTAAGGTCGAAGCATTCCGAAAGCTGACAGCGACTCCCGAAAACGGCGGATCAATGGTTCACTCGTTGCGGTCGATGGGCTCTGCTGCGCTGAACATTGCTGCTGTGGCCGCGGGGCAGGTAGACTTGTACTGGGAGGGTGGATGCTGGGCGTGGGATGTTTGTGCTGGATGGGCGATCCTCAACGAAGCTGGTGGGC
This genomic window contains:
- a CDS encoding hypothetical protein (EggNog:ENOG41) — encoded protein: MVRIPRDGAPSEANRSEASDADAERGRLLSANDEEAEESYADAERLENWHTEHKRRETRRWSYLVMVISTIALITVLAIWVHNNTLSSGCEYDGSCNDISKLWGQYSSFFSVPSEIDSSTPDDCEVTIGIALSRHGARYPTAGKTTAYSATIARLQKSVTNYGKGYEWLKDYEYNLGSEDLTDFGQDQMIDSGKAFYERYIGLAEKTEPFIRASGSDRVIMSSHNFTQGFYASRGESGDDYTDGILVIPEEPGINNTLSHGTCSSFEDNDEIGDNSAQTAWGNKFLPSIRDRLNRNLHKAKLSLQETIYLMDLCPFNTVNTPDGIGQSRFCDLFSTEDWRSYDYYMTLGKYYEYGNGNTMGPTQGVGYVNELVSRLTRKPVNDHTTTNRTLDASPETFPLDRALYADFSHDNTMVSIFSAMGLYNSTSRLPKHHIIPAIRAHGYSSAWVVPFAARMYVEKLECGASNEEEGEEYVRVVINDRVMEMESCGGDEYGRCKLEDFVESLSFARQGGHWNKCGVK
- a CDS encoding hypothetical protein (EggNog:ENOG41), which translates into the protein MKDIDLQAVHDELVSVAYEAGAMILAANPAELDTDTKLNSVDIVTEADKGVEKMVSTRLSSSFPSISFMGEETYKPGVRLGPEPTFVVDPIDGTTNFVHSFPSACISLGLAIDRQPTIGVIYNPWLDTLYTAIKGRGAFLTHGRGKEPRRLPLARSPRPIEGLGSSLVAVEWGAQRDGPNFDIKVEAFRKLTATPENGGSMVHSLRSMGSAALNIAAVAAGQVDLYWEGGCWAWDVCAGWAILNEAGGRMVHGNPGNWDPELEARVYLAVRGAPSGQKELIEEFWGVLGDKKLDYSV
- a CDS encoding hypothetical protein (EggNog:ENOG41) encodes the protein MVSTAGGIVIAIIVLLVAGAVGWVVFTQLRARRLGLPPPSLASYLPWHKEDSGYGIQPAPSGIAGWFNDKIRKFKNRNNRSAAGAYEQSGGARGRRGFGPLDPDEAWDSRVGNEADQYGYYEEDVGGRGRDTGYGGGYNMNLAATPGLPGGRGFDEEEDRGRRASRSPASGPGGRNPFDDDAGSSLRGVSPRPIDTGVAKPKNRSDSAESSPTERRSVFRENM